In the Gossypium raimondii isolate GPD5lz chromosome 9, ASM2569854v1, whole genome shotgun sequence genome, one interval contains:
- the LOC105799285 gene encoding transcription factor DIVARICATA gives MYQDNNHCNGDPLFIESVAAASTHWTRLEDKVFEQCLVLFPEGISDRWEKIAEQIPGKSAKEVEQHFHMLVYDVYEIDAGRVQVPQYADDSVMLSQGWDSQNQISFVSKSKHHGEGERKKGTPWTEEEHKLFLIGLQKFGKGDWRSISRNVVVTRTPTQVASHAQKYFLRQSAVKKERKRSSIHDITTVDSKTMDVPVEQNRGSEPHGMVQQAPQLQQIPHTGHFVGKYGYPM, from the exons ATGTACCAGGATAACAACCACTGCAACGGTGATCCGTTATTTATTGAGTCGGTGGCGGCGGCGAGCACTCACTGGACCCGTCTTGAGGATAAGGTTTTTGAGCAGTGTTTGGTTTTGTTTCCGGAGGGGATTTCTGATCGCTGGGAGAAGATCGCTGAACAGATTCCCGGAAAGTCAGCTAAAGAAGTTGAACAACATTTTCATATGCTTGTCTATGATGTTTATGAGATCGATGCGGGTCGAGTTCAGGTTCCTCAGTATGCTGATGATTCGGTAATGTTGTCACAGGGTTGGGATTCCCAAAATCAGATTTCATTCGTTTCCAAGTCGAAACATCACGGAGAGGGTGAAAGAAAGAAGGGAACTCCCTGGACAGAAGAAGAACACAA GTTATTTTTAATTGGTCTGCAAAAATTTGGCAAGGGTGATTGGCGGAGTATATCAAGAAACGTGGTGGTGACACGGACACCGACTCAAGTGGCTAGCCATGCTCAAAAGTATTTTCTCCGGCAGAGTGCAGtgaaaaaggagagaaaacgGTCGAGTATCCATGACATTACCACAGTTGATAGCAAAACGATGGATGTGCCCGTCGAACAAAACCGGGGTTCTGAACCACATGGTATGGTTCAACAGGCACCTCAACTGCAACAGATACCGCATACAGGCCATTTTGTGGGAAAATACGGCTATCCAATGTAG